Proteins co-encoded in one Clarias gariepinus isolate MV-2021 ecotype Netherlands chromosome 13, CGAR_prim_01v2, whole genome shotgun sequence genomic window:
- the tmem121aa gene encoding transmembrane protein 121: MVLPPPDKQHVCLTTVIIMTSMAVMDAYLVEQNQGPRKIGVCIIVLVGDICFLIVLRYVAVWVGAEVRTARRGYAMILWFLYIFVLEIKLYFVFQNYKAEHQTVETVARKVLTLLLSVCIPGLYFALVALDSMEYMRTFRKKEDMRGRLFWVALDLLDVLDIQSNLWEPQRTGLPIWAEGLMFFYCYILLLILPCVSLSEISMQVEHMSPKKVMLYPVLSLVSINIVTILIRGVNMVLFQDSRVSTIFIGKNAVAIATKACTFLEYYRQDKAFPPQDPVTIAMELQQNSGQHVQKLPNPTTCFPAEPSPAHEITET, translated from the coding sequence ATGGTTTTACCTCCCCCTGACAAGCAGCACGTGTGTCTAACTACCGTCATCATCATGACCAGCATGGCTGTCATGGACGCTTACCTGGTGGAGCAGAACCAGGGTCCGCGTAAGATCGGGGTTTGCATCATTGTACTGGTAGGGGACATTTGCTTCCTCATAGTTCTGCGCTACGTTGCTGTCTGGGTAGGTGCCGAGGTGAGGACTGCAAGGCGTGGCTATGCCATGATCCTGTGGTTCCTTTACATCtttgttttggagataaaacTCTACTTTGTTTTCCAAAACTACAAAGCCGAGCACCAGACTGTTGAGACTGTCGCTCGGAAAGTTTTGACTTTGCTTCTTTCGGTTTGCATCCCAGGGCTGTATTTCGCCCTTGTGGCGCTGGACAGCATGGAGTACATGAGAACTTTTCGGAAAAAGGAAGACATGCGAGGTCGATTGTTCTGGGTGGCACTGGACCTGCTGGACGTACTGGACATCCAGTCCAACTTGTGGGAACCACAGCGAACAGGACTGCCCATCTGGGCTGAGGGACTAATGTTCTTCTACTGCTACATTCTTCTACTGATTCTGCCGTGTGTCTCTCTCAGCGAGATCAGTATGCAGGTTGAGCACATGTCCCCAAAGAAGGTGATGCTCTACCCTGTCCTCAGCCTCGTCTCCATCAATATTGTTACCATTCTCATCCGTGGGGTTAATATGGTGCTTTTCCAAGACAGCCGTGTCTCCACTATCTTTATCGGCAAGAACGCAGTGGCCATCGCCACCAAGGCCTGCACATTTTTGGAATATTATCGGCAGGATAAGGCGTTCCCGCCACAAGACCCAGTAACTATTGCTATGGAGTTACAGCAGAACTCGGGGCAACACGTTCAAAAGCTGCCAAATCCCACCACTTGCTTTCCAGCAGAGCCATCGCCCGCTCATGAGATCACGGAAACATGA
- the pth2 gene encoding tuberoinfundibular peptide of 39 residues, giving the protein MFSLSPAPRPALLLLVLMLMNLNISAFPQPFQRISPSDGQDSIQEQWKILYPSISLRDWSVQMLSSPDFAGAETKTEPVDEWIPLSQSQMEEKLMKEWPGDWQQRAGNQAKRNIVVADDAAFREKSKLLTAMERQKWLNSYMQKLLVVNSK; this is encoded by the exons ATGTTTTCTCTAAGTCCAGCTCCTCGTCCTGCACTGTTACTGCTTGTCCTGATGCTTATGAACCTGAACATCTCTGCCTTCCCTCAACCCTTCCAAAG aaTATCCCCTTCAGATGGTCAGGATTCTATACAGGAGCAATGGAAGATCCTTTACCCTTCCATCTCACTCCGTGACTGGAGCGTCCAAATGTTGTCCAGCCCAGACTTCGCAGGAGCAGAGACAAAAACGGAGCCTGTGGATGAGTGGATCCCCCTCAGCCAATCACAGATGGAGGAGAAACTGATGAAGGAATGGCCAGGAGACTGGCAGCAGCGGGCGGGCAACCAGGCGAAGAGGAACATTGTGGTGGCAGATGATGCAGCATTCAGAGAGAAGAGTAAGCTTCTCACAGCCATGGAGAGGCAGAAATGGTTAAACTCATACATGCAGAAACTGCTCGTGGTTAACTCGAAGTAA